TTCAAACTATTGGTGTAATTTTACTATTTTTCGTAGTAAAAACTCAATCAGATTACTTAAAATACGCAGGCCTTACGGTTTTCGTAAATGGTTTGGTGTGCGTTTCGAATATGTTACATGTGAGAAGATACGTAAGTTTGAAACCAACACTCAAACTAAATCTGAAAAGACACTTGAAGCCTATCATGCTTTTCTTTTCAAACAGCATCGCAGTTTTGGTGTATGTCAGCGCAGACATGACAATGCTTGGCTGGATTTCAGGAGATTTTTACACAGGACTTTATGCAGTAAGCGTGAAGGTGTATTCTGTTGTAAAGCAAATGCTAGGCGCGATTTATATGGTTACAATTCCAAGATTATCAAAAGCTGCGACATTGGATGACAAGACAGAATTCAGACATTTGTTAACAGAAATCTCAAGTTTCTTGCTATTATTAATGATACCAATGTGCACAGGACTTGGAGTTTTATCCAAAAATATCGTCTACATTCTCTCTGGAGAAAAATTCATTGCGGCGACACTTTCGTTGCAAATTCTAGCAGTGTCAGTGTTTTTTGCAATAACAGGTGGTGTAATCACAACGTGTATGAACGTTCCATTGGGAAAAGAAGCGTTGAACTTAAAAGCGACGACGATATCGGCGTTCGTAAATGTAGGATTAAACCTAATTTTCATACCACTTTGGCAACAAAATGGTGCAGCAGTGACTACGGCGATTTCGGAATTAGTAGTAGTTCTCGTGTGCTTATTTGAATTCAAAGAAGCGAGATTCTATTTCGAAATGGACAAATTATTCTACACAGCGAAATTCGCAGTCGCAGGTGCGTTGTGGATACTTTTGACAAAATTTGTAGTTACAAAATTTATCACACACTACACACTTAACTTGTTGGTGGTATTTTTCATCAGCGTCATAGGCTACACATTGATATTGTTCTTCGGAAAAAATGAAGTATTTATCGAAACATTGAAGAAAACACCACTTAAAAAATTAGTAAAATAAATTATGAGAGCATCACGTGATGCTCTTTTTTGATTGCAACAAAACGCAGGACATTTACACTTGATATGGGAATCACTAAAAATAGACAGCCGCTCTTTTGTTTGAACAATGCAATAAAATGAGATTATAATGACAAAGTTTGTGTTGAATTTGAAAATTGAATTTTATATAATAAAAAAAGAATGACAATGAATCAATAGTGCAAATTGAGTACATAAAAAACTTATGTTAGGAGGCACAATGAATATAGCTATCTGTGATGATGATCTCAAACATATAAATTTAATAGAAGATATGATATATGATTTATCTCAAAAATTAGATAATTTTAAACCTGATATAGATGCTTATTTAAGTGGCGAAGAACTACTTAGATTGATAGATGTGAAAGATTTTCCATCTATTTTATTTATAGATGTTGAAATGCCAGGACTTAATGGAATTCAAACGGCTAGAGAACTCAGAAAGCTCTCCGAACAAGTTTTGATAATTTATGTTACAAGTTACGAAACTTATACCTTGGAATCTTTTGAAGTTAGACCTTTTCGATATTTGTTAAAGCCTATTGATACAAAAAAGTTTGCCAGAGCTTTTTATGATGCTATTGAATACATAAATAATTCCAATAGTTATGTATTTTTTAAAAAAGGCAAGGATCACATTCAAATAGATAGTTCGTCTATAATATCTATATTCTCGGAATCGGGAAGAAAATTAAGGGTGAAAACTAACAATGAGTTAGATGACGAAGTATTTTATGGGAAAATCAAGAATATAGAAAAAGAACTCAATCCTTTAAGTTTTGTTAAGATAAACAGCGGAACCATTATCAACTTAAAAAGAGTCAAGATTTTAAACGCTCATGAGGTAATAATGATAGATGGTTCAATATTACCCATTAGTAAAAACAGAAAGAAAAGTGTCATTGATTTGTATTCTAGTTTTATTTCTAAAGAGGTCGGAATATGAGTATCACAGCTATTAAAATTCTGGTTACATTTTTAGTTATCGTGCTTTTGCAAACGACTATTTCTTATGTTTTTTTTAATGAATATTTTATCAATATAAGGAAAAATAGTATTCTATTCTTCAGCTTTTTTATTATCATACTTCTGGATAAATTCATGGGAAATTCTACTTTTCTTAAATTGTCGTTTTTAACTGTCGCAAATCTGGCTATCTCATTTATGTTTTTTGATGGGACAGCTTACAAGAAAGTATTTTATGTCATCAGTTTTATTTGTAATTTCACTTTATACGAAGTTGTTGGACTAAGCTTTTCGTATTCAAGCATATACAAGGATTTTTTTGGCATAGATTTTTCTTTTTATTACATAATTTTGTATTTAGCTTTTTTGATATTGTTTTATGTGTACATAAAATTCATAAAAGATGGTAGTTACGAAAATTTTGACTTAGACAATACTGAATATTTGATTCTTACTATTGTATTTCTTTGTAACCTTGTAATGCTCATGGTACTAGGAGATTATTCTTATAAAGTAAGTATTGTTTTAATATTCGTTGCGATTCTTTCGGATTTCTGTTATGTTTTTTTTCACAGGAAAATCAAAGAAAAGAATTTGATTCTGTCTAAATATCAAGTTGTAGATGAACAAAACAAAATCCTAAAAAGAGAGATAGAAAATGAGGCAAATTTTAGGAGATTAAAACATGACTTAAAAAACACTTTGCTTCAGGTTGATATGAATATCAAAAGTGGTGACACTAATCTTGCTATAGCTCAAATTGAAAATATAGTCGGACAAAAATTGGATTATCCAACTTATCTTAGTGGATTGACAGAGATTGACTATCTATTAAGCATGAAAATTCAAAAAATGGAACAACTAAATATAAAACATAAAATATCACTTCAAATCCCAAAGGACTTAAATATCAAGGAAATCTCAATAGATTTGTCTGCGATAATAGGAAATTTAATAGATAATGCTATTGAGGCGGTTGAACGACTTGGAGATGTTGACTCACCGATTATAATAAAACTGATATATCGAGATGAAAAAATATATGTATATACTGAAAATCCTTCTGAAAAACTTGAAGAAGATTTCTCGAAAGACTTTATAAAGTCTTCAAAATCGGATAGATTTGGAGTTGGGATAAAGAGTATAAAGTTGCGTTTAGAAAAATTAAAAGGATTTTATAATTTTAAATATGAAGATGGCTTTTTTAAAGTTTTGATTATTGTACCTTGTAAACTGCAAAATCAAAGCTCTTTATAAAAATTTGAAGAATTAAACGAGTATTGAAAATTAGATTAAAAACTAATTTTTGATGCTCGTTTTTTAATACAACTTTTTAGGCTATTTAATACATTTTGAAAATCCAATTAAAAATCCATTGTATAATCAATTTGAAAGTAGAGGTGAGGTGTATGGAGATAAAAAAACGTAGAAATTATGATTTTAGTTTTTTAAATGTAAATGAGAAAAATCCTTTAGTAATAGCGATGTCGTTGGTAGTCATCAATTTGTTATCACTGTTAACGCTTATAATTCTTTTATCGTATGTAAAAGTATCTAATCCGTTTTTAATGTTGACAGTACCAACTGTGATTTCATTTATTACACTTCCAAAATTATTATTAAAATGTCTCAATATTGAAGATAATTTGGATGTATTCAGATATTTAAAAACTTCAAGTGTAATTTTTATATCTTTTGTAGCCGTCTATCTTTTAATATTTAGATCGAAACTTGATATGACATTTGTGGGGTTTTGGATAGTACATTATCTAATTGTTGCCACAGGCGAGGAGTACATATACAGGCATCTTTTAATTAGTCTGTTATCTAAAAAAATGAGTATCATTATTTCTTGTATTATATCAAGTATTGTTTTCGCATTTATCCTTCATAATAACGAAGATTTTGTAACAAACTTAGTAATCAGACTACCTTTGGCGCTTGTATTATCGGGAATTTATGTCAAAACAAAAAGTTTAAGTTTACCTATTGTCATACACGCAATCTACAATTTATTAGTAATGATTGTTTAGGAGGGTTTATGAAAAAAAATATTGTAGCTTTAGTAATATCTTTAGTAGCGTTGAGCTTTCTGATAGTAAAGGTATCAACTACTGTAAATTCATTAAATGTTGTGACGTTTTTAGTTTTTGGTGCTATTTTACCGGCGTTGGTTTCATCAATAATGGGCTGTTCACTTATAAATATTTTAAAAATTCAAAAAGATAAAATAAGAATAATAGGCTCTGGAATTTTTGCCCTTATATATTCAGTTTGTTATTTTATTTTTATAAAATTGATCAATTTGGATTTTACAGCTATAGCTAGAAATTCTCAGAATTTATCTAACAATTCTTCAATACAAATTAACTCTGTAAGCAGTCAGTCGGTACTGACAACGGGTTTGATTAATTTCTTCTTGGTATTTTCTTTAATAGTAATATTTTCAAAAATAAAAGAAAAAGCAGGTGAAAGATATGTATAAAAATCCTAATGTTAAAACAGAAAAATTTAACGGAGCAAACCTTCTGATTAATACAGCAAACTCAGCTGTATTAGGGCTTGACGATAAAACTTATGAAGAATATCTGGAAATTTTACAAGATAAAAATGTCAATGAGGATTTGTATGAGTTTTTAGTAGAAAATGAATTCATTAAAAAAGTTAATGAGTTTACAAAAGGTGTCAATGTTAAAAATGCTTACATACACATAACAGACAGATGTAATTTGAAGTGTAAGGGATGTTATTCAGAAGATGAGAGATGTGATAAGAAAGAGCTATCATTTAATGAGTTAACAAAAGTGGTTGGTAATTTAAAGCCTTTAAATCTAGAAAATATAATTATATCTGGCGGAGAGCCAATGATACGAAAAGATTTGGATAAAATACTAGAACTTATCAAAACAGAACTAAAACCAGATAATTTAATTGTAATAACTAATGGTACTGTACATAATTTTGATATGTTAGAAAACATTGCACCATACGTTGATGTTCTTTCGGTGTCTTTGGATACTTACAGCTCAGATTGTAAAGCGTTCCTAAGAGAAGACAAAATTTTTGATAGAATAATGGAATTTATAGACAGGGCAAAAGAATTAGACATTACTTTATCCATACTGCCAACTATTAATCACAAAAACGTGGATTACATTAATGAGTACACGAAGCTTTCGAAAAAACTAGGCACAAATATAAGTTTTAGTTTATTTACAGTAAAACCGGATGCTGAAAACAGAGAATTTGTTTTGACTACAGATGATCTCAAAAAGATCGTCGACTACTATAGAGTTAACGAAATAGAAGTGGAAGATGTTCCTCTTAAAGATTGCCTTGAAGGAAAATGCAATTGTGGTACAGGAGAACAACTGATTTCTGTAGGTACTGATGGATCCTTGTATCCTTGTCATATGCTAATGGAGGATGAATTCAAAATGGGAAATTTGTTGGAAAAAGACGTGATGAGTTTGCTTGTACATAATGCCAAAAGAAAATACAAAGTAGAAGTAGACGATATGGATGGCTGCAAAGAATGTGAGTTCAAATATTTATGTGGTGGTGGATGTCGAGCAAGAGCTTACTTGTATACTGACAAAATAACGAGTAAGGATCCGTTCTGCCCAATGTACTATGGGTTTTTTGATGAAGTTATGAATAATTTAATAGCAGGATAGATTAATGGACAAATATATTGCTTCTTCAATAGAAGAAATTTGTAATGAAAATAAAAATATAATGACAAGATTTAATGCGAAAAATTTGTTTAAACACAATGGGGAGTTTGTTTTGTCAGATAAATACATAGAGTTTAAAGGGTATAAAACAATAAAATTTGATGAAATTGAAGATATATCCTTGGGAAATGATGATGTGGTATCTTCGGTGAATTTTGCCACTCAAAATAGGATGGTTTTTGGGAAATCAGCCAGACCAATAAGACTATTACTGAAAAATGAAGAGATAATATATTTTTATGTGAACTGGAATATATTAACAGGACTTAGCTCCAACAAAAAAATTTATGACATTTTAAATGATCATATAAAAAATTAAAGCTGGATTTTTCTAGAGAATCCAAAGGTTGAAGGAGGTGACAGATATGTTATTCAAATTTTTGAAGAAAAACAACGCAGGTTGTGCATCAGTAGGAATGGTAGTTTGTGGATCTATTGGATATTCAGGAAAAAAATGGTCAGCATAATTGATCTGATTATTTTGAAAAACAACAAAACGGTAAACAAAAGAATTAATTATTAGAGTTATCATAAGGAGATAAAAATGTTATTTAAATTTTTGAAGAAAAACAACGCAGGTTGTGCATCAGTAGGAATGGTAGTTTGTGGTTCTATCGGATACTCAGGAAAAAAATGGTCAGCGTAATAATACTTAACTAATATTAAAAGATTCATATTTAAATTTGGTGTCTGATTAAAGATGCCAAATTTTTATATGGAGGTGTATATGAAAAAATATCTTAACTCACAAAAATTAAGGATATTGTATATTGTAATACTTTCTATAGTGACAAGCTTATGTAGTATTTTTATCGTGAGAAACATCCAAAAGATTGTGGATAGCATGATAAACAGAGACTCTCTGACATTTAAACAAAGTATTTGGTTTTTGGTAATATCATTTATCATAAACTTCATATTAACTTATTTGTTGGTTATATCCAACGCAAATTTGAAAAAGAATATACATAAATCAATAAAAAGAGATATCATAAAAAGCTTTTTTAAAATGGAACATAAAGATTTCATGAAAACTTCTTCTTCTCAAAAGATAAACGTATTTGAAACTGATTTGAATATAATAGACAATCAATATTTCGAAAACATACTAAACCTTTTGAAAAATAGCTTATTGATATGCTTTTGTTTGGTTTATTTGATGAAATTAAACATAAAAATGGCATTTATTATGATTTTTTGTTCATTTGTAATATTATTATTGCCAGTTTTTCTGGGTAAAAACATAGATGAATTAAGCGCGAAGTATTCAAAAAATAAAGATAAATTTCTGGAAAAGATTAAAGATGTTTTTGAATCAATGGATTTAATACATACTTATGGAATTGAATCAAAAATTCTAAAACAATTTGATACGTCTTTGGAAGAATTAGAAAGGTCATTATACTTATTCAACACTAGCTTAGGACTTTATTCACAGATAATTGGTCTAGGCAACTACATCATAATAGCCATCTCATTTTCTCTTGGAGGATATTTTGTAATAAATGGGAAATTAACAGTAGGTGGCCTTATTGCGATAACACAAATCATAAATATGATGCTGGGTCCGATAGGAGAATCTACAACAGCAATTATGGAAATTAAAGGAGCCAGTAAAATAAAGGATAAAATAACAAATTTACTATCCTACACAAAGACAAATGACTTTTATATTACAGAAAATGCCTTTGACTCTATAAAACTAGATAATGTGTGCTATAAAAATGATGATTCTGAGTTTTCGTTGAATAATATAAATCTCAAAATTGAGAAAAATAAAAAATATGTAATACTTGGTCATAGCGGTAGTGGTAAATCGACATTGCTAAAAATTTTGGCAAATATTTTATCAAATACTTCTGGGAATCTGTACCTAAATGAAAGTGAATACTCAATTCATAAGAACATATCGCAGATGATTTCTTTTGTATCCCAAGAAACATTTATATTCAACGATACATTGATAAACAACATTACCTTATACAACGAGTATTCTGATGAAGAAATAAATAAAGCAATAGAATTCTCCTTACTCGAGAATTTAAAGGATAGAAAGATACAACAGAATTCAAACTTAAAGGATACTTTGTCAGGTGGCGAAAGGAAGAAAATTGGACTTGCAAGAGCGATTCTTAACGATACAGATGTAATTCTATTAGATGAATTGAACTCGTCTCTTGATTCTACTAGTTCAAAAATTTTAGAGGATAGGATTTTTGATTTGGAAGACAAAACCATCGTCATGGTTACTCACAAGATTAATTATCATAATTTAGTTAAAGCAGATGAAATAATCTGCATGGATGATGGAGAGATTGTAGAAAACGGAAACTTGGAAGAATTATTGGAAAAGAAGGGCTATTTTTATAGGAATTTTGGAGAATTATATGGAAAATATTTTAGAGATTAATAATTTAAGGAAGTCTTACAAAGATGTGTTGATTTTAGATGATGTGAATTTTACTCTTAAACCTAAAGAGATTGTGGGTTTAGTAGGGGCAAATGGAACAGGAAAAACAACTTTGATGAAGACGATATTGGGATTTATTTTTAAAGATAGTGGCGAGGTAAAATTTTTAAACGATCAATCTTATAGCAATAAACATGAATTAATGAGTAAGATAGGATTTTTGGTCGACACAAGACTTTATGAGAATTTAACAGCAGAGGAAAATATTCAAATTCAAATTCTTTACAGAAATTTGAAAAACGAAAAAGAAACCTGGGATAGAGCCAACTATTTATTAGAACTTGTGGGGCTAAAAGGTGTCAAGAAAAAGGTGTCTGATTATTCGTTTGGGATGAAACAAAGACTAAGTCTAACTTTGGCGCTACTTGGAGATGTGAAGTTACTTATATTAGATGAGCCCTTTGTGGGACTTGATCCGAATGGTATAAATGGAGTTAAGAAATTTATTAAGGAGATTGTCGAAAAAGAAGAGATTGCACTTCTGATTTCTTCGCATCAAATGAAGGAAATAGACGAGTTGTGTGATAGGTTTTTATTCTTAGAAAACAAAAAAATAAGAAATCACAACTTAAACAAAGAAAAAATGTATGTAATAGAAATTTCAAACAAAACACCAAACTTAGAAATAAATGATAAGAATATTGTCTTAAAAGAAAACAAAATACTTGTAAGTGATAAAAATCAACTAAACAAAACCTTTAAGTTATTGGCGGACAAAAATATTGAGATAAAGGACATTTTAATTGAATCAGATTCTATAAACAAGTTATTTGATGGGGTGGAAAATGAAAAAAATAGTTAAAGCAGAATTATTAAAGCTTAAAAAGAGTAGGGCTTTCTTGTTGATTTTATTATTGAATCTTGTTTCGATATTGTATGGAGCTGGTGTTAAATTTGGATGGAGTTTTGTGGCTTTTAAAGGTCAATTTGACATATGCAGATACGTATTTTCAATATGGCAATTGTATTTCATACTGGGAGTTCCAATGATAATTTTGATGTATGCTGGATCGAAAATTTTAGGAGATGAAATTCAAAAAGGTCAAATCATTCTGGAAGTAGCTCCTGTAGCAGACAGAAAAAAACTTATCTGCGGGAAATTTATATCCATGATTTGCATGACTCTTTTTTATTTCATCACGAATATAGCATTCAATGTTTTAGCTTATTTAATTTTTGTGAAGGGGACAAATTATGCTGTAAGTGGAAATTTGTTTACTAAAGATAACTTCGAGATTTTAGTTCAGATATTGTTTGGGTTTTTAGAAGTTTATTTTATGGTAATCTCGGCGATGTTAGTTTCCATCGATAAAGGAGCAATAGTCGGAACATTAAGTTCGATGGGGTTATATGTTGTTACATCGCTATTAACCAGAGCGAAAACAATAGACAAATTTATCATAGGATATTTTAATTTAAAATCAGATAATATCATAAATCCAGAAACTATAATCATTCAATTAGTCGTATTCGCAGTATGTATAAGTTTAATAATTTATGTTTCTGTTCGAAAATTTAGACAGAAAGATTTATAGTAAATAATTAACAACAAAGTAGTCCATTGCATTAAATTTTATTTAAAGATTTATGCGATGGATTTTTTGATGAGTGATGTTGTTTTTTTGATTGGAGCTGGGGTGTGTAGTAAGAGGTGACTTCAGAAAACAAAAGCAGAAAACTAATCTTTGCAAGAAATTTGATATTACAAAACAAAAAACATCGTAAAGGAGCGAATCATTCGAAAAAAATTGTTTTAAATTCAATCGAAGAAATCTGTCCAAAATTTGACCGCGTAAGCGAAGCGCGCTTCAAATTTTAGGATTTCGAGATTAGAATTTATCAATTTTTGTAGACAGATGAGCGATTTACGAGTTTTTGTAGTTTTCTTCGTTCGTAGTCTAGATGTTCGTGCAAACTGGTTTTCTGCGTTGTGAAGCAATCTTCGATAATGAATCACTCGTTTCGCACATCAAAGCCTCA
This Finegoldia magna ATCC 53516 DNA region includes the following protein-coding sequences:
- a CDS encoding flippase, translated to MAKQKSLKLNAMLNLIKVGLSVVYPLITFPYATRILQVANMGKVSYGDSIIKIFMLIASLGITNYAVREGSKYRENRTKLNRFSREVFSINLLSTLISYICLLIFCVVSVKMHDYATLVFIQSLSIIFATLGVEWVNAIHEDYLYITIRSIIIQTIGVILLFFVVKTQSDYLKYAGLTVFVNGLVCVSNMLHVRRYVSLKPTLKLNLKRHLKPIMLFFSNSIAVLVYVSADMTMLGWISGDFYTGLYAVSVKVYSVVKQMLGAIYMVTIPRLSKAATLDDKTEFRHLLTEISSFLLLLMIPMCTGLGVLSKNIVYILSGEKFIAATLSLQILAVSVFFAITGGVITTCMNVPLGKEALNLKATTISAFVNVGLNLIFIPLWQQNGAAVTTAISELVVVLVCLFEFKEARFYFEMDKLFYTAKFAVAGALWILLTKFVVTKFITHYTLNLLVVFFISVIGYTLILFFGKNEVFIETLKKTPLKKLVK
- a CDS encoding LytR/AlgR family response regulator transcription factor; translation: MNIAICDDDLKHINLIEDMIYDLSQKLDNFKPDIDAYLSGEELLRLIDVKDFPSILFIDVEMPGLNGIQTARELRKLSEQVLIIYVTSYETYTLESFEVRPFRYLLKPIDTKKFARAFYDAIEYINNSNSYVFFKKGKDHIQIDSSSIISIFSESGRKLRVKTNNELDDEVFYGKIKNIEKELNPLSFVKINSGTIINLKRVKILNAHEVIMIDGSILPISKNRKKSVIDLYSSFISKEVGI
- a CDS encoding GHKL domain-containing protein, with translation MGNSTFLKLSFLTVANLAISFMFFDGTAYKKVFYVISFICNFTLYEVVGLSFSYSSIYKDFFGIDFSFYYIILYLAFLILFYVYIKFIKDGSYENFDLDNTEYLILTIVFLCNLVMLMVLGDYSYKVSIVLIFVAILSDFCYVFFHRKIKEKNLILSKYQVVDEQNKILKREIENEANFRRLKHDLKNTLLQVDMNIKSGDTNLAIAQIENIVGQKLDYPTYLSGLTEIDYLLSMKIQKMEQLNIKHKISLQIPKDLNIKEISIDLSAIIGNLIDNAIEAVERLGDVDSPIIIKLIYRDEKIYVYTENPSEKLEEDFSKDFIKSSKSDRFGVGIKSIKLRLEKLKGFYNFKYEDGFFKVLIIVPCKLQNQSSL
- a CDS encoding CPBP family intramembrane glutamic endopeptidase, which encodes MEIKKRRNYDFSFLNVNEKNPLVIAMSLVVINLLSLLTLIILLSYVKVSNPFLMLTVPTVISFITLPKLLLKCLNIEDNLDVFRYLKTSSVIFISFVAVYLLIFRSKLDMTFVGFWIVHYLIVATGEEYIYRHLLISLLSKKMSIIISCIISSIVFAFILHNNEDFVTNLVIRLPLALVLSGIYVKTKSLSLPIVIHAIYNLLVMIV
- a CDS encoding radical SAM/SPASM domain-containing protein codes for the protein MYKNPNVKTEKFNGANLLINTANSAVLGLDDKTYEEYLEILQDKNVNEDLYEFLVENEFIKKVNEFTKGVNVKNAYIHITDRCNLKCKGCYSEDERCDKKELSFNELTKVVGNLKPLNLENIIISGGEPMIRKDLDKILELIKTELKPDNLIVITNGTVHNFDMLENIAPYVDVLSVSLDTYSSDCKAFLREDKIFDRIMEFIDRAKELDITLSILPTINHKNVDYINEYTKLSKKLGTNISFSLFTVKPDAENREFVLTTDDLKKIVDYYRVNEIEVEDVPLKDCLEGKCNCGTGEQLISVGTDGSLYPCHMLMEDEFKMGNLLEKDVMSLLVHNAKRKYKVEVDDMDGCKECEFKYLCGGGCRARAYLYTDKITSKDPFCPMYYGFFDEVMNNLIAG
- a CDS encoding ABC transporter ATP-binding protein, translating into MKKYLNSQKLRILYIVILSIVTSLCSIFIVRNIQKIVDSMINRDSLTFKQSIWFLVISFIINFILTYLLVISNANLKKNIHKSIKRDIIKSFFKMEHKDFMKTSSSQKINVFETDLNIIDNQYFENILNLLKNSLLICFCLVYLMKLNIKMAFIMIFCSFVILLLPVFLGKNIDELSAKYSKNKDKFLEKIKDVFESMDLIHTYGIESKILKQFDTSLEELERSLYLFNTSLGLYSQIIGLGNYIIIAISFSLGGYFVINGKLTVGGLIAITQIINMMLGPIGESTTAIMEIKGASKIKDKITNLLSYTKTNDFYITENAFDSIKLDNVCYKNDDSEFSLNNINLKIEKNKKYVILGHSGSGKSTLLKILANILSNTSGNLYLNESEYSIHKNISQMISFVSQETFIFNDTLINNITLYNEYSDEEINKAIEFSLLENLKDRKIQQNSNLKDTLSGGERKKIGLARAILNDTDVILLDELNSSLDSTSSKILEDRIFDLEDKTIVMVTHKINYHNLVKADEIICMDDGEIVENGNLEELLEKKGYFYRNFGELYGKYFRD
- a CDS encoding ABC transporter ATP-binding protein, with amino-acid sequence MENILEINNLRKSYKDVLILDDVNFTLKPKEIVGLVGANGTGKTTLMKTILGFIFKDSGEVKFLNDQSYSNKHELMSKIGFLVDTRLYENLTAEENIQIQILYRNLKNEKETWDRANYLLELVGLKGVKKKVSDYSFGMKQRLSLTLALLGDVKLLILDEPFVGLDPNGINGVKKFIKEIVEKEEIALLISSHQMKEIDELCDRFLFLENKKIRNHNLNKEKMYVIEISNKTPNLEINDKNIVLKENKILVSDKNQLNKTFKLLADKNIEIKDILIESDSINKLFDGVENEKNS
- a CDS encoding ABC transporter permease, translated to MKKIVKAELLKLKKSRAFLLILLLNLVSILYGAGVKFGWSFVAFKGQFDICRYVFSIWQLYFILGVPMIILMYAGSKILGDEIQKGQIILEVAPVADRKKLICGKFISMICMTLFYFITNIAFNVLAYLIFVKGTNYAVSGNLFTKDNFEILVQILFGFLEVYFMVISAMLVSIDKGAIVGTLSSMGLYVVTSLLTRAKTIDKFIIGYFNLKSDNIINPETIIIQLVVFAVCISLIIYVSVRKFRQKDL